The segment ACCGAGGAAGCAGAATATGCCAACTTTATCTACGGATACACCTTCTACTATCAGAAACAGTTTATTCTGAGTGCTCATTACTTCAAGCTATTTACTGAGATCTATGCCCGGAGTGAATATGTAGAGGAAGCCGCCTACATGGCCGCCAATTCCCTGTACATGCAGTCTCCACAGGCAAGCCTGGACCAGACCAGTACATATGAGGCACTCACATCACTTCAGAATTTTTTGAATAAATACCCCTACTCTGAATATGCAGACGAGGCAGATCAGCACATCAATACCCTACAGGTAAAGCTGGAGAAAAAGGCCTACGAAAACGCGAAACTTTATCATCAGCTAAGGCGTTACAAAGCAGCATTGATTGCTTTTGATAACTTTCAGTATGACTATCCAGATTCAAAATACAATGAAGAACTTGCCTTTTTGGGGATTGAAACCGCACACGAACTAGCAGGTGTGAGTATCAAGTCCAAGCAGGAAGAGCGATACAAAAAAGTGGTGGAGTTATATCAGAAATTTATCGACAAATTTCCCAACAGTAAATTCCTCAAAGAAGCAGAGGAATATTATGGGGATAGCATTGAACAATTGACTATCTTTGCCGATCAAAATAATCAGAATCCTTAAGAAAATGGCTACAAACGCATCTATAATCACAAGAGATAACGAGAAAATAGCTGAGCCTACGGGCAATATTTACGAATCTATTGCCGTGATAGGTAAGCGGGCAAGACAAATCTCTGCCCAGCAGAAAGAAGAACTCAACTCAAAATTGGCTGAGTTTGCCTCTTCAGTGGACAATCTGGAAGAAATCTTTGAGAACCGAGAGCAGATAGAAATCTCCAAATTCTACGAGCGTATGCCTAAGCCTACTTCAGTGGCTGTAGAAGAATTTATGGAAGGAAAGATCTCTTACAGAAGTATTGATCCAGAAGAAGCTTAATTTACCAGCAATGCTGGAAGGAAAAAAAGTACTCTTAGCGGTTTGTGGCTCCATAGCAGCCTATAAAGCCGCTTTTTTTGTGCGCTTACTGGTCAAGTCAGGAGCCGAAGTGAAGGTGATCATGACCGAAAGCGCCAAAGATTTCATTACACCACTTACGCTGGCCACCCTTTCGAAAAACCCGGTACTCTCCAGTTTTTATCAAAACGAAAACGGTGAGTGGCACAACCACGTGGAGCTGGGCCTGTGGGCCGACCTCATGATCGTGGCGCCTGTTAGTGCCAATACCTTGTCAAAATTGGCGAATGGTGCCGCTGACAACCTCCTCACTGCCGTATACCTCTCTGCCAGATGTCCGGTGATGGTATGCCCGGCGATGGATCTCGACATGTATCAGCATCCTGCTACCCGGAGAAACCTGAAAACCCTCGCGGACTATGGTAACATTATCGTAGATGCAGAATCTGGCGAACTGGCAAGCGGTCTCTCCGGAGAAGGGCGCATGGCTGAGCCAGAGCACATCCTGGAAAAAGTAAAAACCTTCTTTCAGCAAACCCAATCTTTTGTGGGCAAGAAGGTGATGATGACCTCTGGTCCTACGCACGAATCCATCGATCCGGTGAGATTTATTGGCAACCACTCCACAGGCAAGATGGGCAAGGCCATCGCGCTGGAGCTGGCCAACAGGGGAGCCGAAGTGGAATTCATCTCTGGTCCTGCAGCACATGCTCCACATCACCCCCTCATCAGGGTGACTAAAGTCACCTCGGCAGAAGAGATGTTTGAAGCTGCCAAAGCCTACTTCGAAACGAGTGATATCGGTATTTTCACAGCGGCAGTAGCTGATTACAAGCCTGAGACAATGGCCACTTCCAAGCTTAAGAAAAAAGAACAGGCCCTCCAAATCACACTCGTGCCTAACCCTGACATTGCCAGCCAGCTGGGCGCTATGAAGAAAAAGCATCAGTTCACGGTCGGGTTTGCGCTGGAGACAGATGAAGAGCAAGTAAATGCCAGGAAAAAGCTTGAAAGCAAAAACCTGGATGTGATTGTTTTGAATTCATTGAATCATGAAGGCGCTGGTTTTGCCCACGACACCAATAAAGTATCTATCTTCGATAGACATAATAAAGAACAACATTTTGAGTTGAAAAGTAAGGTTGAAGTTGCCAAAGACCTGGTAGACTTTATTGAACAATCACTCAATGGCTAGACTCCTCGTTTTTATCCTTTTCATCGGTGCACTCAGCACCACCGCACAGGAACTCAACTGCCGGGTGGTAGTGAATGCACAACAAATCCAAACCACTGAGCGAAATATTTTCAGTGACATGGAGACCTCTTTCACCCAGTTTCTGAACAACCGAAAATGGACCGATGACGAGTTCAGCTCCGAAGAGCGAATCAACTGTAACATTATTCTTACCCTGGATCCGAATGAATCCACCCCCAGCTCAGGCCGGTGGGGTGCCTCCGTGCAGATACTCTCTTCCAGGCCAGTGTATAATGCCAGCTATGAAACAGTGGTCTTCAATTTTGCAGATCGCGACTGGCAATTTGAATATGTACAATCCCAGCCACTGCAATTCAACGAAAACTCATTTACCAGCAACATCACCTCCCTCCTTGCCTACTATGCCTACACCATTATCGGCATGGACTACGATTCCTTCTCCGAACTTGGGGGTACCCGACATTTCCAAATCGCTAATCAGATCGTCTCCAACGCCCAAAATTCAAATTACTCCGGATGGTCACAATTCAACAGTGTGAGAAACCGCTACTGGTTAAGTGAAAATCTAATGGGGAGTAATTTTGAGCCGCTCAGAAAGGCGGTTTACGAGTACCACCTCAAGGGACTTGACGTATTTATGGACGACCCGGAAGCAGCGAGAAACAGCATTCTCAATGGGCTCAAGCTCATACAAACAGCCAATAAATCAAGGCCACGGTCCATTCTGACAATTAGCTTCCTGGATGCCAAAGCCGAAGAACTTTCTCAGATATTCAAGGAAGGAAACCCTACCCAAAAAAGGGAATCATATGAGATTCTGTCAAAGTTAGATCCGAGTAAATCAGATACCTTCAAAAAAATCATTGAGTAATGGCGAAGCGACTGGTCAGAATTTTACCCGAAAAGATCGCTGATCACTTCCAGGGAGACCAATACCTCAGTTTCGTTTCGCATGACGCCACCGTCACTTTGGCCACTCCGCTCAGCCTAAAATCGGATACCTTAAAAGTGAAAAATACTAAAGGTCATATATTACATTTGCCTTTGGCTCAGCTGGACGAAATCTGGGCCGAAGTAAAGGCAGAATAATCAATGATCCGATCTCTTTCCATCAAAAACTACGCACTTATTCAAAGCCTGGAGATGTCTCCTTCTCCAAATCTCAACATCATTACTGGTGAAACCGGTGCCGGAAAATCCATCATGCTAGGAGCTGTAGGCTTGCTATTGGGCAATAGAGCCGACACCAAAGCACTCTTCAGTGAAGAAGAAAAATGTGTAGTGGAAGGTGTGTTTGATATTAAAAATTACAAACTCAAAGAACTTTTCGAAGCTGTAGACCTGGACTTTGAAAGTGAATGCATCATCAGAAGGGAGATTAGCCCATCTGGTAAATCAAGAGCATTCATCAATGACACTCCCGTGACTCTGGACGTGCTCAAAACGCTGGGGGTGCACCTAATGGACGTCCATTCTCAGCACGAATCACTACACCTGGGCAGCAACGAATACCAGCTGGAAATACTGGACATTTACGCTGGCCATCAGGAGCTCATTGCTCAATACCAAAAATCTTACGCAGAGTTTACAAGTGCGGAAAAGACCTACTCAAGGCTGGTAAAAAAAGCTCAGGAGAGTGCCAAAGACACCGATTACAAGCAGTACTTGTATAACGAGCTGGCAGAAGCTCAACTTTCAGAAGGAGAGCTGGAACTATTGGAGGAAGAATTGGAGATACTTGAAAATGCCGAAGAAATCAAAGTCAATCTGGGTCAGCTCAATCAGCTTCTGGACGAATCTGAAATCTCTCTGATCAATCAGCTTCAGGAAGGACTCCCCCTGCTTTCTTCCATCAAAGGGTTCTCCAAGAGGCTGGAAGAGCTCTTCGAACGCCTGAACAGCGCGAGCATAGAGCTTCAGGACATAGCCCGCGAAATCGCCAATGAGCAAGACCGTGTGGAGTTGGACCCGGAAAGGCTTCAGGTGGTCAAAGAGCGAATTGATCTGCTCTTCAGACTTCAGCAAAAGCACCACACCAACGAGGTGACCGAACTAATCGCCCTCAGAGATGAACTCAGCGCCGCGCTCGAAGACGTGCTCAACATAGATTCGGAAATTAAAAAAGCCAAAGCCGCACTCGAAGAGGCTCAGAAAGCCATGCTATCGACTGGTAAAGCACTTACTGCCAGCAGACAAAAACATGCTCAGCCGTTCGCGGAGGCTATCAAAGCACTTATCACAAAGCTGGGAATAGAAAATGGTAATATCTCCATCAAAATCACCTCGACAGAACCCAATATCAACGGACTGGACCTTGTAGAGCTTCTTTTCTCCGCCAATAAGGGTGTACAACCCCGGGAGTTGAAAAATGTGGCCTCTGGTGGTGAATTTTCCAGGCTGATCTTTGCGGTGAAGTACCTGCTGGCTGACAAGACCGCCATGCCTACCATCATTTTTGATGAAATTGATACCGGGGTTTCTGGAGAGATCGCCCTGCAAATGGTGAACATGATGAAGCAAATGGCCAAAAACCATCAGGTAGTCTCTATCAGTCACCTGCCGCAGTTTGCCGCGGGTGGAGATGCACACTATTTTGTCTACAAGGATCACTCCTCAGACAAATCTGTGAGTAAGATCAAAAAGCTTCAGGAAGAGGAACGGGTGTTGGCCATTGCCCAGATGATCGGCGGTGAAAAACCCGGAGCCAGCGCTATGCAAAGTGCAAAAGAATTACTGAACCCCGTCTCATAAACCATTTGCAGCAATCCCTTACCTGATGCCGTGGTATTTACATTGGCAGTACAGGTTATTTACCCTATTTTTGAACACTGAAATAAAACCAATAAACAATGGCCAATAATTTATTACAAGGAAAAAGAGGAATCATATCAGGAGCGCTAGACGAAAACTCTATCGCCTGGCATGTGGCTGAGCGGGCGCACGAAGAGGGTGCCACTTTTACATTGACCAATGCGCCTATCGCTATGCGAATGGGTGCCATCAATCAGCTGGCTGAAAAAACAGGAAGCGAAATTATTCCTGCTGATGCTACCTCAGTGGAAGAGCTGGAAAACCTTTTCACAAAATCCCAGGAAATCCTTGGTGGCAAAATAGATTTCGTATTGCACTCCATAGGGATGTCTCCCAACATTCGAAAAGGAAGATCTTACGGAGACCTCAACTACGACTGGTTCCAAAAATCTCTGGATGTATCTGCCCTTTCATTTCACAAGATGATGGCTGTAGCCGAAAAGCAGGATGCTCTCAGTGAGTGGGGTTCTGTAGTAGGTCTGTCCTATATTGCCGCGCAGCGGACTTATCCATTCTACACTGATATGGCTGATGCCAAAGCAGTATTGGAGTCTATAGCCAGAGGCTACGGATATAGACTGGGGAAAGCCAAAAAAGTACGTGTAAACACCATCTCTCAGTCTCCTACCAAAACCACCGCAGGATCGGGCATTGGTGGATTTGATAGCTTCTTTGACTTTGCTGATAAGATGTCACCACTAGGCAACGCATTGGCTGGCGACTGTGCCAACTATTGTATTTTCTTGTTCTCAGACCTCAGCAAAATGATCACCATGCAGAACCTTTACCACGATGGAGGTTACTCCAACACTGGTATCTCTGAGGAGATCATCGAGCAGATGGGAAAATAAAAACCTATGAGATCAGTTGAAAGTGCAGCCACTTGCACTTTCAACTTTCTTCACATCACACCTTCCCTTTAATGCTCTCCTTCCCCAACGCCAAAATCAACCTGGGTCTGCATATCGTCGCCAAAAGACCCGACGGCTACCATAACATAGAAAGTTGCTTCTACCCCATCCCCTGGTGTGACGCACTGGAAGTCCTTCCATCTGAAAAATTAACGTTCACCTCTTCCGGCCTAGATATACCTGGCACTCAGGAGTCTAATCTGTGCATCAAAGCCTACCATCTCCTGAAGAAGACTTACGATCTCCCGGGTGTACACATACACCTGCATAAAGTGATCCCTATGGGTGCGGGACTGGGTGGCGGCTCATCGGATGGAGCATTTACCTTGAAAATGCTCAATGATCTGTTTGAATTGGGATTAGATGTGCCAACACTCCAAAACCTGGCTGGCCAGTTGGGCAGCGACTGCCCCTTTTTTATTGAAAATAAACCAGTCATTGCTACGGGTACTGGAACCAATTTTAAGGGTACCGCACTCAACCTTTCGGGAAGATACATAGCCATCAAACATCCTCAAATTCACGTGAGTACACAAAAGGCTTATAGCCTGGTTAAGCCTGCTGCTCCAACCCATTCGATTGAGGGTATATTGAGTAAACCGATCGACCAATGGAAGGACGTGCTTCAAAATGATTTTGAAGCGTCGGTTTTTGCCCAGTTCCCTGAAATCCGAGACGTGAAGAATCAGCTATATTCCGCCGGAGCAACCTATGCGGCCATGAGCGGTTCGGGCTCTGCCGTTTTCGGGCTGTTTGAGCAGGAAATCTCACTGGATGGGTTTTACACCTTTGAGCTCTAGCCCAAACATCTCATCGAGTCCCTGTAACATCGCTATTTCACACGGAACATTATACACCGTCATTGCACCTAAAGAACCAAACGATAATCTCCAGCAGAGTATAAATCATCGGTACGATCAGTCAAACGGACAACAAGCAAAAATCTTTCGAAGGATTGCTTCGGCACTCCTACCGTCGCTCCTCGCAATGACGAACCAAAGAACAAAAACACCGTCATTGCGAATCCCGATGCAATCGGGATGAAGCAATCTGACGTAAGGACCTGAAAGGTTCAAATGCTTACTTCTATAATTCAGTTCTATAATTCAGTGGGACTCTCGATAAGAAATCAATCGGCAAATCAGACGGTAAGCATCAGCCATACAGAGGATTGCTTCGGCGATCCTACCGTCGCTCCTCGCAATGACGTATTACAACGTATCGTCATTGCGAATCTCAATAATTAGCGGATGAAGCAATCTGACCCATAAAAGGCGGGACAAGGATTAGCTAGCGTGCAGGTTTCCATCAGAAACAAAAACTGCTTATTTTTCAACCAGGATTTCATAAGTGATAATGGTAAAAGGTGGCTGCATATACATCATGACCAATGGGAACAACACGACCTTATATGTCGGCGTGACATCTGACCTGGTAAACCGTATCTATGAACATAAGAATCACAAATACCCCAGAAGCTTTACTGCGCGGTATAATCTGAATAAGCTGGTTTACTATGAGTCATTGCCAACCATTACAGAGGCCATAGATCGGGAGAAGCAAATCAAAGGAGGATCCAGAAAAAAGAAAATGGATTTAATATCCTCACTAAACCCGGATTGGATTGATCTCTACCCCAAGATTCTTGAATGGTAGGTATAGGCACTAAGGCCCGTCGGTGGATTGCTTCGGCGCTCCAAATGTCGCTTCTCGCAATGACGAACCAAGGGCAAACACCCCATAAAAGTCCGGTTATCATCGCTCCACAAGGGATGCCACACACCGTCATTGCGAATCCCGATAACTATCGGGTGAAGCAATCTGACATAAAGACTTAACAGATCCAATCCCTCTCAAAAAGGTGTCAATAAATTCGATCAGAAACCAGATGGAAAGCACCAGCTAATACGGTGGATTGCTTCGGCACTCCCTTACGGTCGCTTCTCGCAATGACGACATAAAGCACGAAACATCTCATCGAGTCCCCGCTGCACCCTCATTTCCCAAAGGACGGCACCCAAATACCTATTGAACCTTCACCGCAGTGCCACTGGCACTCACCATAAGCATGCCCGAGTCGCGACCTACGGTCTCATAATCCAGATCCACGCCGATCACCGCATTGGCACCCATAGACTGTGCACGCTCCTGCATCTCAGCCACAGCAATGTCCTTAGCTTCACGCAAAGCTTTCTCATAAGATCCTGACCTGCCTCCCACCACATCGGTGATCGCCGCAAAAAAATCCTTGAAAATATTGGCCCCAATGATCGCTTCGCCAGTCACCAGTCCGTAATATTCGGTGATCTGCTTTCCTTCGATGTTGGGAGTAGTAACTGTAAGCATATCAATTATTGTTTAATGTTGGCTAAATCAAGCATAAAGGCATATTCCATGGCTATCTCCCGGTAAACCCTGAACCGACCAGAAGCGCCCCCATGACCTGCTTCCATATTGGTATTGAGAAGTAGCAGATTATCGTCAGTCTTGAACTCACGCAATTTGGCTACCCACTTGGCCGGCTCCCAATATTGCACCTGAGAATCAAAGTATCCGGTCATCACCAGCATGTTTGGGTAATCCTGAGCCTTCACATTGTCATACGGAGAGTAGCTCTTCATGTATTCATAAGATTCCAGTTCATCAGGATTTCCCCACTCGTCATATTCATTGGTGGTCAGCGGAATGGTAGGGTCAGACATGGTGGTGAGCACATCCACAAAAGGTACGGCTGCTATCACACCTCTGAAAAGTTCTGGTGCCTGATTGACCACAGCACCCATCAGCAGCCCTCCGGCACTGCCCCCCATGGCAAACAGTCTGTTGGAGCTGGTAAAATCTGCATTGATCACGTACTGCGCACAATCAACAAAATCGTTGAATGTATTCTTCTTCTTAAACATCTTGCCATCGTCATACCAGGAACGACCCAGCGCCTGACTGCCTCTGATGTGGGCAATACCAAACGCAAAACCACGATCCAGCAAGGACAACCTACTAGAGCTAAAGCCCGGATCAACAGTGTGACCATATGAGCCATATCCGTAGAGCAAAAACGGACCAGATCCATCCTTCTTGAATCCTTTTTTGTAAATAATGGACATTGGAATGCTCCTGCCATCTCTGGCTTCCACCATGATGCGCTCTACTATATACTGAGATGGATCATGTCCACCTACCACCTCGTCCTGCTTCCTCAACTGGCGCTCCTTAGTGACCATATCAAAGTCATAAACGGTCTCCGGAGTAGCCAATGAAGAGTAATAATACCTCAGGGTGTTGGTTTCAAAATCCTTATTAGTGTCTATACCAGCTTTGTAGGCCACTTCATCCATTGGAATGTAATAGTCCTCCTTGCTCTTCTGGTTGATCACACGGAGTTGATTCAGTCCATTTTTCCGCTCTTCCACCACCAGAAAGTTTTTGAACACTTCGATGGATGACAACAAAACATCCTCCCTGTGTGGGAGGACCTCTTTCCAATTGGATTTATCTGTATCATTCTCACCCACTTCCATCAACCTGAAGTTGGTGGCTTCCCAGTTGGTCACCACATAGAATTTGTCTTCGAAATGCTCAATGGAATACTCATGTACAGCTTCTCTGGGAGTAAACTGCTTAAAGGCTCCGTTCGGATTGTCCGACTTCAGGATATGGTGGTCAGTGGACAAGGTACTACTATTCCAGATGATGATGTACTCACCGGATTTGGACTGATAACATCCAATGTAATAAGATGGATCCTCCTCCTTATACACTGTTTTGTCTGTATCTGTAGAGGTGCCCAATGTGTGTTTTTTGATTTCCTCTGAAAGCAGACTGACCTTATTTTTAGCTGTATAAAAAAGCGTCTGGTTATCTGCGGCCCATGCCACACCAGCCTCAGCAAAGGGAATCTCATCCTTCAGGAATTCTCCGGTCTCAAGATTTAATATCCTAATGGTATAAATTCTTCTACTCAGCGTATCCTCACCGAAAGCCAAAAGCTTGTTATCTGGACTTACCTTTAGTCCGGATACATTGTAAAATTCCTGCCCTTCAGCCAACTGATTCACGTCCAGAATCACTTGCTCTTTAGTACTCAGATCACCCTTTTTTCGGCAATAGATTGGATACTCTTTTCCCACCTCGTAACGTGAGTAATAATAGTAGCCATGACTCAGATAGGGAACAGACTCATCGTTTTGACTGATCCGCCCAACCATTTCCTGATAGAGTGTCTCCTGCAGAGTCTCTGTGGATTTTAGTGCCTCCCTGGTGTAGTTATTTTCAGCACCCAGATAATCCAGTACTTTTTTGGTTTGTTCATCAGGCTCAGAAGCAAGTTTCTGCTCATCTGCCAGTCGCATCCAGTAATAATTGTCTACTCGTACATCTCCATGACCTGTGAGTTCATAAGGTTGTTTTTCGGCAATTGGTGGCTGCATAAGTTCCTCTTTATCAGTTGTGTTTTTGGGCTCGCCCGCGCATCCTAAATAAAAAATGGCACTCAACAGGAGCACGCTAGATTGGGGTGTAAACATGGTTTTGTTATTTTGAGAGTCGGAATTTAGCCAATTACCTCAATAAATCGGTATTCAGGGCTTTCCTTTTCAAACGGCGATTGATCAAAGGATAAATCAGCACGGAAGCAAGAATGAGTGCAGTACCCAGGTAGAAACCAGAGGTCATCTGTTCCTTTTCAGGAAAAAAGACCAGGGCCATAGCGATCCCATAAACGGGCTCCAGGTTAACAGTAAGGTTGACCGAAAAAGCCGACAGACGCTTCATCAACTTTACAGAGTAGGAATAGGCATATACGGTGCAGACCAGTGCTAATATGATCAGATAACCCCAGTCGCTCAATGTGGGGCTTAATGCCAGGCTGTCTATCCCCTCAAAACTCAAATAAATTGGAAAAAACAGGGCTATAGCCAGAGTGGCTCCGATCATTTCATAAAAAGTGATCACAAAAGGATCCTCCCTTTTCGTAAGCTTGCCATTGATGACGGTGAACAGTGCCGCGATGGCCGCCGATACCATCGCCAAAATCAGTCCCGAAAAGTAATCAAACTCAACATTGAAAATGATGGCTATCCCCACGAAAGCAATCACGCTCAGTACCACTTCGTAGGGTTTGATCCGGCGTTTGTTAAAGAGTGGCTCTAAAAAGCTCGTCCAAAGTGAACAGGTGGCCATACCCGCCAGGCATACCGACACATTGGATACCCTGGCCGACAAGAAAAACAAAATCCAATGAGCGGCGATCAAAGCCCCGGTGCCCAATGTGACCCAATGATCTTTTCGCTGCTGAAAGGAAAATGACTTCTTCCTGAAATAGACAATCGCCAGGAGTCCCACAGAAGCCAGCAGGGTTCTGAAAAATACCATTTCTACAGACGGCAGATCTATCAGCACACCCAAAATGGCCGTAAATCCCCATATGAGCACAATAAAATGGAGAAAAGCAAAGTCCTTCGTCTCCTGCGTCATCGGGGTACGGTATTATACATCAGCACACCTACCACCGAAAAAATAATGTTAGGTATCCACACCGCAAGGATGGGATTGAGTGATCCCGCCTCGGCAATCGCTCGTGCCAGTATGAAAAATATGATAAAAATAAAGGCGATCAAGAATCCCAATGCAATCTGAAAACCGGTACCTCGCCGCGACTTTTTAGCCGAAACAATCACCCCAATGAAGCAAAGTATAATCACCCCGAAAGGCTGCATATAGCGGATGTATTTTTCGATCTGATAGAGCTGTACATCATCGGCGCCACGGCTTTTCTGCAAGGCTATGTAGTCATTGAGCTCAGGGATGGTCAGCGTCTCCTGCAGCCGTTCTTTGTTTTGAAAATCAGATGGCGACATATTCAGCAAGGTGTCCAGATCTCCTGCCGCCCCCCCTGAGGTGATGATCTCCGTATTTTCAAAAATTTGCCTTCGCTGCCAGTTTTTGAGACTCCACTTGGCAGTGGCAGTATCCCAGTGAATTCGCTTGGCAGTGAGCTTATCTTCCAACCGCTCATCTACAATCCGCTCTAAGGTCACGTTGTAGCCAATGTCCCGCTGATTGTTATACCGGTCTATGTAGATGTAATCATTCTCGGCAATCTTCAGGTGAATATTCCGGTCAGAGTAGAAATACGGCTTTTTCAGGTAATTCAACTCAAACCCTATCCTGAACTTATTAGCATTTGGAATGACATAACCCATGAACACATAACTCATAGCAGCAATGAGGACAGCCGCCATGAAATAAGGCACCAGCATTCTCCTGAAACTCACCCCTGAGGCTAAAATGGCAATAATCTCAGTCTGTGCAGCGAGCTTGGCCGTGACAAACACGGTGGCAATGAAAGCAGTAATGGGTGTCAACAGAATGGCGAAATAAGGAAAGAGCGTCAGGTAATACTTGAAAATCTGCTCACGGCTCACGTCATTCTGCATAAAATCATCATTCTTCTCCGTGAAGTCAATGACACAGATGATCAATACCAGCATAAACACCACAAAAACAAAGG is part of the Marinoscillum sp. 108 genome and harbors:
- a CDS encoding outer membrane protein assembly factor BamD, with the protein product MRRLSGNILLILLLVASVACTKFRKIQKSGDWKVKYAAALDYYENKDYFRSNTLLEEILPIIRGTEEAEYANFIYGYTFYYQKQFILSAHYFKLFTEIYARSEYVEEAAYMAANSLYMQSPQASLDQTSTYEALTSLQNFLNKYPYSEYADEADQHINTLQVKLEKKAYENAKLYHQLRRYKAALIAFDNFQYDYPDSKYNEELAFLGIETAHELAGVSIKSKQEERYKKVVELYQKFIDKFPNSKFLKEAEEYYGDSIEQLTIFADQNNQNP
- a CDS encoding DNA-directed RNA polymerase subunit omega, yielding MATNASIITRDNEKIAEPTGNIYESIAVIGKRARQISAQQKEELNSKLAEFASSVDNLEEIFENREQIEISKFYERMPKPTSVAVEEFMEGKISYRSIDPEEA
- the coaBC gene encoding bifunctional phosphopantothenoylcysteine decarboxylase/phosphopantothenate--cysteine ligase CoaBC, with the protein product MLEGKKVLLAVCGSIAAYKAAFFVRLLVKSGAEVKVIMTESAKDFITPLTLATLSKNPVLSSFYQNENGEWHNHVELGLWADLMIVAPVSANTLSKLANGAADNLLTAVYLSARCPVMVCPAMDLDMYQHPATRRNLKTLADYGNIIVDAESGELASGLSGEGRMAEPEHILEKVKTFFQQTQSFVGKKVMMTSGPTHESIDPVRFIGNHSTGKMGKAIALELANRGAEVEFISGPAAHAPHHPLIRVTKVTSAEEMFEAAKAYFETSDIGIFTAAVADYKPETMATSKLKKKEQALQITLVPNPDIASQLGAMKKKHQFTVGFALETDEEQVNARKKLESKNLDVIVLNSLNHEGAGFAHDTNKVSIFDRHNKEQHFELKSKVEVAKDLVDFIEQSLNG
- a CDS encoding DUF4835 family protein; translated protein: MARLLVFILFIGALSTTAQELNCRVVVNAQQIQTTERNIFSDMETSFTQFLNNRKWTDDEFSSEERINCNIILTLDPNESTPSSGRWGASVQILSSRPVYNASYETVVFNFADRDWQFEYVQSQPLQFNENSFTSNITSLLAYYAYTIIGMDYDSFSELGGTRHFQIANQIVSNAQNSNYSGWSQFNSVRNRYWLSENLMGSNFEPLRKAVYEYHLKGLDVFMDDPEAARNSILNGLKLIQTANKSRPRSILTISFLDAKAEELSQIFKEGNPTQKRESYEILSKLDPSKSDTFKKIIE
- the recN gene encoding DNA repair protein RecN, which codes for MIRSLSIKNYALIQSLEMSPSPNLNIITGETGAGKSIMLGAVGLLLGNRADTKALFSEEEKCVVEGVFDIKNYKLKELFEAVDLDFESECIIRREISPSGKSRAFINDTPVTLDVLKTLGVHLMDVHSQHESLHLGSNEYQLEILDIYAGHQELIAQYQKSYAEFTSAEKTYSRLVKKAQESAKDTDYKQYLYNELAEAQLSEGELELLEEELEILENAEEIKVNLGQLNQLLDESEISLINQLQEGLPLLSSIKGFSKRLEELFERLNSASIELQDIAREIANEQDRVELDPERLQVVKERIDLLFRLQQKHHTNEVTELIALRDELSAALEDVLNIDSEIKKAKAALEEAQKAMLSTGKALTASRQKHAQPFAEAIKALITKLGIENGNISIKITSTEPNINGLDLVELLFSANKGVQPRELKNVASGGEFSRLIFAVKYLLADKTAMPTIIFDEIDTGVSGEIALQMVNMMKQMAKNHQVVSISHLPQFAAGGDAHYFVYKDHSSDKSVSKIKKLQEEERVLAIAQMIGGEKPGASAMQSAKELLNPVS
- a CDS encoding enoyl-ACP reductase; protein product: MANNLLQGKRGIISGALDENSIAWHVAERAHEEGATFTLTNAPIAMRMGAINQLAEKTGSEIIPADATSVEELENLFTKSQEILGGKIDFVLHSIGMSPNIRKGRSYGDLNYDWFQKSLDVSALSFHKMMAVAEKQDALSEWGSVVGLSYIAAQRTYPFYTDMADAKAVLESIARGYGYRLGKAKKVRVNTISQSPTKTTAGSGIGGFDSFFDFADKMSPLGNALAGDCANYCIFLFSDLSKMITMQNLYHDGGYSNTGISEEIIEQMGK
- the ispE gene encoding 4-(cytidine 5'-diphospho)-2-C-methyl-D-erythritol kinase, giving the protein MLSFPNAKINLGLHIVAKRPDGYHNIESCFYPIPWCDALEVLPSEKLTFTSSGLDIPGTQESNLCIKAYHLLKKTYDLPGVHIHLHKVIPMGAGLGGGSSDGAFTLKMLNDLFELGLDVPTLQNLAGQLGSDCPFFIENKPVIATGTGTNFKGTALNLSGRYIAIKHPQIHVSTQKAYSLVKPAAPTHSIEGILSKPIDQWKDVLQNDFEASVFAQFPEIRDVKNQLYSAGATYAAMSGSGSAVFGLFEQEISLDGFYTFEL
- a CDS encoding GIY-YIG nuclease family protein is translated as MVKGGCIYIMTNGNNTTLYVGVTSDLVNRIYEHKNHKYPRSFTARYNLNKLVYYESLPTITEAIDREKQIKGGSRKKKMDLISSLNPDWIDLYPKILEW
- a CDS encoding heavy metal-binding domain-containing protein, whose product is MLTVTTPNIEGKQITEYYGLVTGEAIIGANIFKDFFAAITDVVGGRSGSYEKALREAKDIAVAEMQERAQSMGANAVIGVDLDYETVGRDSGMLMVSASGTAVKVQ